A part of Myxococcus landrumus genomic DNA contains:
- a CDS encoding c-type cytochrome produces the protein MRWLIPAAGLVALSGCDVPSEFLQRMEDQAKYEYYEASSFWADGRAMRTPPAGTVPRERYSRIPEIKDPVARQTAVTGRANGQPVASIPVKVDHDLLTLGQKKYNIVCSQCHGVLGDGNSVVAENMALRLPPSLLELESKPAGHFYTAINEGYGVMPSFSGELDVRERWAVVAYVRALQEARNTRTGGHNSVPQENR, from the coding sequence ATGAGGTGGCTCATCCCCGCCGCCGGGCTCGTCGCGTTGTCGGGCTGCGACGTCCCCTCCGAGTTCCTCCAGCGCATGGAGGACCAGGCCAAGTACGAGTACTACGAGGCGTCCAGCTTCTGGGCGGACGGTCGTGCCATGCGCACGCCGCCGGCCGGCACTGTTCCCCGTGAGCGCTACAGCCGGATTCCGGAAATCAAGGACCCCGTCGCCCGCCAGACGGCCGTCACCGGCCGCGCCAACGGGCAGCCCGTGGCCTCCATCCCCGTGAAGGTGGACCACGACCTGCTGACGCTCGGTCAGAAGAAGTACAACATCGTGTGCTCGCAGTGTCACGGCGTGCTCGGTGACGGCAACAGCGTGGTCGCGGAGAACATGGCCCTGCGCCTGCCGCCGTCCCTGCTGGAGCTGGAGAGCAAGCCCGCGGGCCACTTCTACACGGCCATCAACGAGGGCTACGGCGTGATGCCGTCCTTCTCCGGTGAGCTCGACGTGCGCGAGCGCTGGGCCGTGGTCGCCTACGTGCGAGCCCTTCAGGAGGCCCGCAACACCCGTACGGGCGGACACAACTCCGTCCCGCAGGAGAACCGATGA
- a CDS encoding cytochrome C oxidase subunit IV family protein — MAIANESHQEAKNMASHHGAGRYWAIWAVLLVLTIVTVLTGRMHLPNFGLLLAIVIATVKGTLVALYFMHLSEHQGANRIVFGVSILFVVLMLVIPMADLGTRFRGSNPPGSQYSDLQPPDIGTGSQRGRFGGGLKPPQTKDMPETPAPHH, encoded by the coding sequence ATGGCCATTGCCAACGAATCCCATCAGGAAGCCAAGAACATGGCATCTCACCACGGAGCGGGCCGCTACTGGGCCATCTGGGCCGTGCTGCTCGTGCTGACCATCGTCACGGTCCTCACCGGCCGCATGCACCTGCCCAACTTCGGCCTGCTGCTCGCCATCGTCATCGCGACGGTGAAGGGCACGCTGGTGGCGCTGTACTTCATGCACCTGTCGGAGCATCAGGGGGCCAACCGGATTGTCTTCGGCGTCTCCATCCTCTTCGTGGTGCTGATGCTCGTCATCCCCATGGCGGACCTGGGCACGCGCTTCCGCGGCTCCAACCCGCCGGGCTCGCAGTACAGCGACCTGCAGCCTCCGGATATCGGCACGGGCTCGCAGCGCGGCCGCTTCGGCGGCGGGCTGAAGCCGCCCCAGACGAAGGACATGCCGGAGACCCCGGCACCGCACCACTGA
- the ctaD gene encoding cytochrome c oxidase subunit I, which translates to MTPSSSLDTAGAAPHGEHHDHHPSYLVDGTTIKSWLLTVDHKRIGLMFLFWVLLFFLVGGIFALLIRIELLTPGPTIMDAMTYNRTFTLHGLVMIFLFMIPAIPAVFGNFMLPLMLGAKDVAFPRLNLASLYIYLAGAVIALWGMLNGGLDTGWTFYTPYSTHTTTTVAPVLFGAFIIGFSSIATGINFIVTCHTMRAPGITWFKMPLFVWAIYATSCIQVLATPVIGLLLVLVTVENLFSFGMFDPARGGDPVLFQHLFWFYSHPAVYIMVLPAFGVMSEIVSTYSRKNIFGYRAVAYSSLGIAFVGFFAWGHHMFVSGQSTFDAGVFGVLTMLVGVFTAIKVFNWIGTVYKGAVDFKTPFAYFCGFLFFTVFGGMTGIALGTVSLDVPWHDTYFVVAHFHFIMVGATIMAFLAALHYWFPKMFGRMYHEGWGLVSAALIILGFNATFIPQFLLGNNGMPRRYYDYPERFQALNVASTAGASLLAFGFIIIALYLAYALVYGKAAGKNPWRSKGYEWVSESPPPTHNFVGPQPTFPEEPHFYVDPKKAEVPDAV; encoded by the coding sequence ATGACCCCATCCAGTAGCCTCGACACGGCGGGGGCCGCCCCGCACGGCGAGCACCACGACCACCACCCGAGCTATCTGGTGGATGGCACCACCATCAAGAGCTGGCTCTTGACGGTGGACCACAAGCGCATCGGCCTGATGTTCCTGTTCTGGGTCCTGCTCTTCTTCCTTGTCGGCGGCATCTTCGCGCTGCTCATCCGGATTGAGCTGCTCACGCCGGGTCCGACCATCATGGACGCGATGACGTACAACCGTACGTTCACGCTCCATGGCCTGGTCATGATCTTCCTGTTCATGATTCCGGCGATTCCCGCCGTCTTCGGCAACTTCATGCTGCCGCTGATGCTGGGCGCCAAGGACGTGGCCTTCCCGCGGCTGAACCTCGCCTCGCTCTACATCTACCTGGCCGGCGCGGTGATTGCGCTCTGGGGCATGCTCAACGGCGGTCTGGACACGGGCTGGACGTTCTACACCCCGTACAGCACGCACACGACGACGACGGTGGCGCCCGTGCTGTTCGGCGCGTTCATCATCGGCTTCAGCTCCATCGCCACGGGCATCAACTTCATCGTCACGTGCCACACCATGCGGGCGCCGGGCATCACCTGGTTCAAGATGCCCCTGTTCGTGTGGGCCATCTACGCGACCAGCTGCATCCAGGTGCTGGCGACGCCGGTCATCGGCCTCTTGCTGGTGCTGGTGACGGTGGAGAACCTGTTCAGCTTCGGCATGTTCGACCCGGCGCGCGGCGGCGACCCGGTGCTCTTCCAGCACCTGTTCTGGTTCTACAGCCACCCGGCCGTGTACATCATGGTGCTCCCCGCCTTCGGCGTGATGAGCGAAATCGTCAGCACGTACAGCCGCAAGAACATCTTCGGCTACCGCGCGGTGGCGTACTCCAGCCTGGGCATTGCCTTCGTCGGCTTCTTCGCCTGGGGCCACCACATGTTCGTGTCCGGCCAGTCGACCTTCGACGCGGGCGTGTTCGGCGTCCTCACCATGCTGGTGGGCGTCTTCACGGCCATCAAGGTCTTCAACTGGATTGGCACTGTCTACAAGGGCGCCGTCGACTTCAAGACGCCCTTCGCCTACTTCTGCGGCTTCCTGTTCTTCACCGTGTTCGGTGGCATGACGGGCATCGCGCTGGGCACGGTGTCGCTGGATGTCCCGTGGCACGACACCTACTTCGTCGTGGCGCACTTCCACTTCATCATGGTGGGCGCGACCATCATGGCCTTCCTGGCCGCCCTCCACTACTGGTTCCCGAAGATGTTCGGGCGCATGTACCACGAGGGTTGGGGCCTGGTGTCCGCGGCGCTCATCATCCTGGGCTTCAACGCCACGTTCATCCCCCAGTTCCTGCTGGGCAACAACGGCATGCCGCGCCGGTACTATGACTACCCGGAGCGGTTCCAGGCGCTGAACGTGGCCTCCACGGCCGGTGCCTCGCTGCTGGCCTTCGGCTTCATCATCATCGCCCTCTACCTGGCGTACGCGCTGGTGTACGGCAAGGCCGCTGGCAAGAACCCCTGGCGGAGCAAGGGCTACGAGTGGGTGAGCGAGTCTCCCCCGCCGACCCACAACTTCGTGGGTCCGCAGCCGACGTTCCCCGAGGAGCCCCACTTCTACGTCGACCCGAAGAAGGCCGAGGTCCCCGATGCAGTCTAG
- a CDS encoding DUF3341 domain-containing protein, which yields MEATVLDSWVLAEFETPDVLVDATRQMREKGFQGMDTYSPYPLHGGSEALGLPPSKVPFIALCGGLTGLTTALAMQTWMNTYDYPLNIGGRPLLSLPAWVPITFELSVLFAAFGIFFGLLGLSKLPQPYHPVFESDAFRTASTHGYWLSVPHATGQDASAVIDQLKALGATQVTVVTGEKE from the coding sequence ATGGAAGCCACTGTCCTCGATTCCTGGGTGCTGGCCGAGTTCGAGACGCCAGACGTCCTCGTGGATGCCACTCGTCAGATGCGCGAGAAGGGCTTCCAGGGGATGGACACCTACTCTCCGTACCCGCTCCACGGCGGATCGGAGGCCCTGGGTCTGCCCCCCTCGAAGGTCCCCTTCATCGCCCTGTGCGGCGGGCTCACCGGTCTCACCACGGCGCTCGCCATGCAGACCTGGATGAACACCTACGACTACCCGCTGAACATCGGCGGTCGTCCGCTGCTGTCGCTGCCGGCGTGGGTGCCCATCACGTTCGAGCTGAGCGTGCTCTTCGCCGCGTTCGGCATCTTCTTTGGCCTCCTGGGGCTGAGCAAGCTGCCGCAGCCGTATCACCCCGTCTTCGAGTCCGACGCCTTCCGCACCGCGTCCACGCACGGCTACTGGCTGAGCGTGCCGCACGCGACGGGCCAGGACGCGTCCGCCGTCATTGACCAGCTCAAGGCCCTGGGTGCCACCCAGGTGACCGTCGTCACGGGAGAGAAGGAATGA
- a CDS encoding SCO family protein — protein MMSLFSHISPRAPRTGMFLAAALVLATALPASAMPGGGKTPRSIVEAQQDAPPQLEGVDVEEHLGDPVPSQTRFTDVTGQEVTLGAVLSKTRPTLLTLVYYNCPLLCNLVLNAQVKSMRELGLELGKDYEAVTVSVDPEDTPTMSAERRRKHLQSMGKPESAPWHFMTGTETEIRRLADAVGFKYKYDESTKQYAHPAVVMVLTPEGSISRYLYGTDFPPKDMKLALLEAAGGRVGTSFDRVVMSCFKYDTATRRYGFYIFGFIRLGAMAVFIALASVLIYFWRRELKKGAAA, from the coding sequence ATGATGTCCCTCTTCTCCCACATCTCCCCGCGCGCTCCCCGCACGGGGATGTTCCTCGCGGCGGCGCTGGTCCTGGCCACCGCGCTCCCGGCATCCGCGATGCCGGGCGGGGGCAAGACTCCCCGCTCCATCGTGGAGGCCCAGCAGGACGCCCCGCCCCAGCTCGAAGGGGTGGACGTGGAGGAGCACCTGGGAGACCCGGTGCCCTCGCAGACCCGCTTCACCGACGTGACGGGCCAGGAAGTGACGCTGGGCGCGGTGCTGTCCAAGACGCGCCCCACCCTGCTGACGCTCGTGTATTACAACTGCCCGCTGCTCTGTAACCTGGTGCTCAACGCGCAGGTGAAGTCGATGCGCGAGCTGGGGCTGGAGCTGGGCAAGGACTACGAGGCCGTCACCGTCAGCGTCGACCCGGAAGACACCCCGACGATGAGCGCCGAGCGGCGGCGCAAGCACCTGCAGTCCATGGGCAAGCCGGAGAGCGCTCCCTGGCACTTCATGACGGGGACGGAGACGGAGATTCGGCGTCTCGCGGACGCGGTGGGCTTCAAATACAAGTATGACGAAAGCACCAAGCAGTACGCCCACCCCGCGGTGGTGATGGTGCTGACTCCGGAAGGAAGCATCTCCCGGTACCTGTACGGGACGGACTTTCCTCCCAAGGACATGAAGCTGGCGTTGCTGGAGGCGGCCGGCGGCCGCGTGGGTACCAGCTTCGACCGCGTGGTCATGTCCTGCTTCAAGTATGACACCGCCACCCGGCGGTACGGTTTCTACATCTTCGGTTTCATCCGCCTGGGCGCAATGGCCGTCTTCATCGCCCTGGCATCGGTGCTGATCTATTTCTGGAGGCGCGAGCTGAAGAAAGGCGCGGCGGCATGA
- the coxB gene encoding cytochrome c oxidase subunit II, with protein sequence MSELLNNLLFLPESASTFAERVDLLHHFVVITTIVMSTGTGLAALFMFFRYRRRTPAQATEYVVPTLKTEFLFVSVPLVFFLAWFGIGFRDFTWVTTPPKDSMDVYVMGKQWMWKFSYPEGPNGVNVLHVPANRPVRLLITSRDVLHSFYVPSFRIKMDALPGRYTQIWFEATKPGTYQVLCTEYCGLSHSKMLAEVVVLPQEEYDNWIKEQRRGRLQDRQDALADTSLVPPVARMVEQGQVLAGTQGCLKCHSVDGSQHIGPTFLGMYDRVEKLDDGQQIRVDEAYITQSMMDPGAHLVSGYQNVMPTYQGKLQGPETAAIVEYIKSLRTPAVREGASEGPAYDPIQ encoded by the coding sequence ATGAGCGAGCTTCTCAACAACCTTCTGTTCCTCCCGGAGAGCGCGTCCACGTTCGCGGAACGGGTCGACCTGCTGCATCACTTCGTCGTGATTACGACGATTGTGATGTCGACGGGGACCGGCCTCGCGGCGCTGTTCATGTTCTTCCGGTACCGCCGGCGGACCCCCGCCCAGGCGACGGAGTACGTCGTCCCCACGCTGAAGACGGAGTTCCTCTTCGTCTCCGTGCCGTTGGTGTTCTTCCTGGCTTGGTTCGGGATTGGATTCAGGGATTTCACCTGGGTCACCACCCCGCCCAAGGACTCGATGGACGTCTACGTCATGGGCAAGCAGTGGATGTGGAAGTTCTCGTATCCGGAGGGCCCCAACGGCGTGAACGTCCTTCACGTCCCGGCCAACCGTCCGGTGCGATTGCTCATCACCTCCCGCGACGTGCTGCACTCCTTCTACGTCCCGTCCTTCCGCATCAAGATGGACGCGCTGCCCGGCCGCTACACGCAGATCTGGTTCGAGGCGACCAAGCCCGGCACGTACCAGGTGCTCTGCACCGAGTACTGCGGTCTGTCGCACTCGAAGATGCTGGCCGAGGTCGTGGTCCTCCCCCAGGAGGAGTACGACAACTGGATCAAGGAGCAGCGCCGCGGCCGGCTGCAGGACCGCCAGGACGCGCTCGCGGACACCTCGCTGGTGCCGCCGGTGGCTCGCATGGTGGAGCAGGGCCAGGTGCTGGCCGGCACCCAGGGCTGCCTCAAGTGTCACTCCGTGGATGGCTCGCAGCACATCGGCCCCACGTTCCTTGGCATGTATGACCGCGTGGAGAAGCTGGACGACGGCCAGCAGATCCGCGTGGACGAGGCCTACATCACCCAGTCGATGATGGACCCGGGCGCCCACCTCGTGTCGGGCTACCAGAACGTGATGCCGACCTACCAGGGCAAGCTGCAAGGCCCGGAGACGGCCGCCATCGTCGAGTACATCAAGTCGCTTCGCACTCCGGCCGTCCGCGAGGGCGCCTCCGAGGGACCCGCCTATGACCCCATCCAGTAG
- a CDS encoding cytochrome c oxidase subunit 3 family protein, translated as MQSSAHTADGAAPVPRLAAHFASLEVQTHAARLGMWLFLATEILLFAGLFVCYGCYRFLYPEAWAAGSRSLDLTMGTVNTVVLITSSLTAALAVHYAKEGKNKMVGIMFALTLLMAIGFLVIKYFEYSHKFHIGTLPGRYYTYEGMQMPGITLYFTVYFCSTALHALHVLIGMGVLTVAMIRAFTKADFGPNNFTMVELGSMYWHLVDLVWIFLFPMLYLV; from the coding sequence ATGCAGTCTAGCGCTCACACCGCCGATGGCGCGGCCCCTGTGCCGCGCCTGGCGGCACACTTCGCCTCGCTCGAGGTCCAGACACACGCCGCCCGCCTGGGGATGTGGCTGTTCCTGGCGACGGAAATCCTGCTCTTCGCCGGCCTGTTCGTCTGCTACGGCTGCTACCGCTTCCTCTATCCGGAGGCGTGGGCGGCGGGCAGCCGCAGCCTGGACCTGACGATGGGCACCGTGAACACGGTGGTGCTCATCACCTCCTCGCTCACCGCGGCGCTCGCGGTGCACTACGCGAAGGAGGGGAAGAACAAGATGGTGGGCATCATGTTCGCCCTCACCCTCTTGATGGCCATCGGCTTCCTCGTCATCAAGTACTTCGAGTACTCGCACAAGTTCCACATCGGGACGCTGCCGGGCCGGTACTACACGTACGAGGGCATGCAGATGCCCGGCATCACGCTCTACTTCACGGTCTACTTCTGCTCGACCGCGCTGCACGCGCTGCACGTCCTCATCGGCATGGGCGTGCTGACGGTGGCGATGATTCGGGCGTTCACGAAGGCGGACTTCGGGCCGAACAACTTCACCATGGTCGAGCTGGGCAGCATGTACTGGCACCTCGTCGACCTGGTGTGGATCTTCCTGTTCCCGATGCTCTACCTGGTCTGA
- a CDS encoding DUF481 domain-containing protein gives MLSAALLIATSLQAQSPVPAEPAPTATTTAPAVAAPAATPEERMAAAAERAAAAAERAAAAAERAAEASARAAGIVAPEAAAPTTAAESASSEKKKEEWDITVGLGLISLTGNASTLTFSGLASAQRTTEHWIFGAKAYGNYGRSRPPEVEGENLESQLVALNAGLELRGDRRFTKMLSGYLLAGVEMDHVKSVESRSSGEGGLGILWWDEKPKDKPETYLRTDAAFRYAHETRFQYYPTRLDLPDVDLGGPRFGVAFRYGLTKDVLFKEDAEVLLSVIDSSRVLVNSQTQLSVRLTEALAMGVSFLVKHDSKPPQGKVPTDTALAFNLEVAL, from the coding sequence ATGCTTTCCGCCGCCCTCTTGATTGCCACGTCCCTGCAGGCCCAGTCGCCTGTCCCCGCCGAGCCCGCTCCCACCGCCACCACCACCGCGCCGGCCGTCGCCGCGCCGGCCGCCACGCCCGAGGAGCGCATGGCCGCCGCCGCCGAGCGCGCCGCCGCCGCCGCCGAGCGCGCCGCCGCCGCCGCCGAGCGCGCCGCGGAGGCCAGCGCCCGCGCCGCCGGCATCGTCGCGCCCGAAGCCGCCGCGCCCACCACGGCCGCGGAGAGCGCCTCCTCGGAGAAGAAGAAGGAGGAGTGGGACATCACCGTGGGCCTGGGCCTCATCTCGCTGACAGGCAACGCCTCCACCCTCACGTTCAGCGGCCTGGCCAGCGCGCAGCGCACCACGGAGCACTGGATTTTCGGCGCGAAGGCCTACGGCAACTACGGCCGCAGCCGCCCGCCGGAAGTGGAAGGGGAGAACCTGGAGTCGCAGCTGGTGGCCCTCAACGCGGGCCTGGAGCTGCGCGGTGACCGGCGCTTCACGAAGATGCTCTCCGGCTACCTGCTGGCGGGCGTGGAAATGGACCACGTCAAGAGCGTGGAGTCGCGCAGCAGCGGTGAAGGCGGTCTCGGCATCCTCTGGTGGGACGAGAAGCCCAAGGACAAGCCGGAGACGTACCTGCGCACGGACGCCGCCTTCCGCTACGCGCACGAGACGCGCTTCCAGTACTACCCCACGCGCCTGGACCTGCCGGACGTGGACCTGGGCGGCCCCCGCTTCGGCGTGGCCTTCCGCTACGGCCTCACCAAGGACGTCCTCTTCAAGGAGGACGCCGAGGTGCTGCTGAGCGTCATCGACAGCTCGCGCGTGCTGGTGAACAGCCAGACGCAGCTGTCCGTGCGGCTGACGGAGGCGCTCGCCATGGGCGTCAGCTTCCTGGTGAAGCACGACAGCAAGCCGCCCCAGGGCAAGGTGCCCACCGACACCGCGCTGGCCTTCAACCTCGAAGTCGCGCTGTAG
- the nrfD gene encoding NrfD/PsrC family molybdoenzyme membrane anchor subunit, translated as MAQTAATAPLDPLEPRDLVAPHHDDKSLNETLLDHVWRKPGKGWFMLFGLTLSALGLLVVGVTYTLARGIGVWGNNQPVGWAFDIINFVWWVGIGHAGTLISAILLLFQQKWRTSINRFAEAMTLFAVMCAGLFPLLHTGRPWFAFWLFPYPSTLGAWPQFRSPLVWDVFAISTYLTVSALFWFVGLIPDLAALRDSSKTKLQRTIYGLFALGWRGSGRHWHNYKIAYLLLAGLSTPLVVSVHTIVSFDFAVSLLPGWHATIFPPYFVAGAVFSGFAMVITLIVPARKYLGLRDVITDRHLENMNKVILATGLIVSYGYMMEHFVAWYSQNQYEMWTFYVNRATGPYAGVYWLMIACNVITPNIFWFKKCRTSIPIMWVASIAVNIGMWCERFIIIVTSLSQDFLPSSWGIYTPTWVDWCIYIGTLGLFGTLFLLFLKFVPAVAISEVKELQLELKHARHNSHGAH; from the coding sequence ATGGCCCAGACCGCCGCCACCGCCCCGCTCGACCCGCTCGAGCCCCGGGACCTCGTCGCGCCGCACCACGACGACAAATCCCTCAATGAAACACTGCTGGACCATGTCTGGCGCAAGCCGGGCAAGGGCTGGTTCATGCTCTTCGGCCTGACGCTCAGCGCGCTCGGCCTCCTGGTCGTCGGTGTCACCTACACGCTCGCCCGAGGCATCGGCGTGTGGGGCAACAACCAGCCGGTCGGCTGGGCGTTCGACATCATCAACTTCGTCTGGTGGGTCGGTATCGGCCACGCCGGTACGCTCATCTCCGCCATCCTCCTGCTCTTCCAGCAGAAGTGGCGCACGAGCATCAACCGCTTCGCCGAAGCCATGACGCTGTTCGCCGTCATGTGCGCGGGTCTCTTCCCGCTGCTGCACACCGGCCGTCCCTGGTTCGCCTTCTGGCTGTTCCCGTACCCCAGCACCCTGGGCGCGTGGCCGCAGTTCCGCTCGCCGCTGGTGTGGGACGTGTTCGCCATCTCCACGTACCTCACGGTGTCCGCGCTGTTCTGGTTCGTGGGCCTCATCCCGGACCTGGCCGCGCTGCGCGACTCGTCCAAGACGAAGCTCCAGCGCACCATCTACGGCCTGTTCGCGCTCGGCTGGCGCGGCTCAGGGCGTCACTGGCACAACTACAAGATTGCGTACCTGCTGCTGGCCGGCCTCTCCACGCCGCTGGTGGTGTCGGTGCACACCATCGTTTCGTTCGACTTCGCCGTCTCCCTGCTGCCCGGCTGGCACGCGACCATCTTCCCGCCCTACTTCGTGGCTGGCGCCGTGTTCAGCGGCTTCGCGATGGTCATCACGCTCATCGTCCCGGCTCGCAAGTACCTGGGTCTGCGTGACGTGATTACGGACCGCCACCTGGAGAACATGAACAAGGTCATCCTCGCGACGGGCCTCATCGTGTCCTACGGGTACATGATGGAGCACTTCGTCGCCTGGTACTCCCAGAACCAGTACGAGATGTGGACGTTCTACGTGAACCGCGCCACGGGCCCCTACGCGGGCGTGTACTGGCTGATGATTGCCTGCAACGTCATCACGCCGAACATCTTCTGGTTCAAGAAGTGCCGCACCAGCATCCCCATCATGTGGGTGGCCTCCATCGCCGTGAACATCGGCATGTGGTGCGAGCGCTTCATCATCATCGTCACGTCGCTGAGCCAGGACTTCCTGCCTTCGTCATGGGGCATCTACACCCCGACCTGGGTGGACTGGTGCATCTACATCGGCACCCTGGGCCTGTTCGGCACCCTGTTCCTCCTGTTCCTGAAGTTCGTGCCCGCGGTGGCGATCAGCGAAGTGAAGGAGCTCCAGCTGGAGCTCAAGCACGCCCGCCACAACTCTCACGGAGCGCACTAG